The genomic stretch AGAGACGTCAGCCATCAAATGACGTCAACGGGGCCCAGGGTGCGAGGGCCCGCGCGATGACGGGCCCTGGGTCAGAAGTCGACCACCTGGCCGTGCGCGAGCATCCGAGCGTACCGCTGGCGGCTCGCCCGGATTTCCTTCACCAGGAGTGCGGCGGCGCCGGAGACCTCGGACGGTCCGTGACCGGCCTCTACGGTCCACTGGGTCCACCAGGTTCCCTCCACCGCCCCGGACGCACGGAACACCGCATTGATGTCCATACGTCCGGCTGCGGAAGCGGTCGCGGGACGGACTCTTATGCGGAAGTCGGCTTCCGCGACATCGAGTACGATCCTGTCCGCCTCACAGGACAGGGCCAACGCGTCGGGGAAGGCCCTGGTCAAAGCACCGGCGAAACGTGCTGCCACCCCTTGTGTGCGCGCCTCGTCCGTGGCGGGCGGAGGGAGCACACCGCCCCTCACGTCGCTGCCCCGGCGTTGCGGCGGGCTTCGGCCAGTACCCGGCGGAAGAAGGCGGCGTATGTGTGGTCCACGTATGTCGCCAGTTCCTGCACCTCGGAGTGGCGCTCGCGCAGGCGGTTGATCGGCACGGTCATCGCCGCATGGTGCTCCACGTGCAGGTTGTTCCCGTTCGTGAACCACGTGCTGATCCAACTACCCGTTATGGAACGCGTGTTGCGAAGGACATCACTGGTCTCCGAGTCGCACAGGATGTGTTCCGGCAGTTCGACGAGGAAGTGCATCGGCACCGCGAAGACCAGCGGGGCGATCCACAGTCTGACCGCGTACTCGCCGAAACCGGCAAGGCAGACCACCGCGGTGACCGCGATGACCGCCCCGATCAGCCTGTACTCGGACACGATCTCGCGGCGCCTGCGGTCGGAGATCTGGCCCAGGTCGTACGTCCATGTGCCGCGGTAGCTGCGGATGATCTCCCTGATTACGACGAGCACTCGCCCATAGTCGAAGAGCCCGCGGAAGAGGGCCCGGAAGGTGAGTGGCTGCCTGGTGTCGAACCCGAAGAACTCCGAGTCCTGCGGGCTTCCGAGATACTTGTGGTGCTGGAGATGGCGTACCCGGTAATGGCTGTAGGAGACCAGCAGCGGCAGGCCGAGCAAAACCCCGACCGGCCGGTGCGGTCGCGCCTTGGTGAACGCCGAATGGTGAAGACACTGGTGCTGCAGTTCAACCGCGTGGGTGTAGACCGCTCCCAGCACGATGAACCCGGCGATCATTGCGAGCCAGTTCGCCTGGAGCGCGAGCGCGCCTCCCACGATGATGAGTGCGACCACGACCGCCAGCTTGAGGACGAAGATCCTCTGGTCGCGGGTGGAGACGCGGGCTCTCTGGTAAAGGAGCGTCGGTACTGTCCGTTCCTCTGTGCTCGTCATTCGCTTCCCTTCCTGCGCGATTGAGGAGGCTCAGCCGAGCTCTTTCATCTGGTTCCAGATCTCGCCGTAGTACGCGTTGGCCACCCGGACGCGGGTGGCCACGCCGAGCGCGATCTCCTGGAGCAACTCGGGGGAACGGTCCACCAGCGGCACGAAGACACCCTCGAACCACTCGGCCCCGTGGTCGGCGTCGACATGGACGTGTATGCGCTGGTAGTCGATGACGTCCTCAGGAACGTTGAGCCTGTTGCAGCCGTCCACCATGGCCTGGAAACGAGGGGACGCACTCTGTTCGAGGACTCCCATCGCGCCGAGTGCCCGCGGGTTGAGATGCCGGTGGATGCCGTACATCAGCAGCAAAGAGGCGTTCTCGTACGCCTCGGCGAAATGGAGTTGAGAGTAGTCGATGCCATTGTTGTCGAGGTGCTTTCGCATGTACTGGGCCGAGTGCTCGAACATTCGGGTGTGCACCCGGCTGAGGTCACCCTCACCCATCTCGTCCCAGTAATTCTCGGCGATGGTGAGCTTAGTCTTGCCCGCCGTGC from Streptomyces roseochromogenus subsp. oscitans DS 12.976 encodes the following:
- a CDS encoding fatty acid desaturase family protein; the encoded protein is MTSTEERTVPTLLYQRARVSTRDQRIFVLKLAVVVALIIVGGALALQANWLAMIAGFIVLGAVYTHAVELQHQCLHHSAFTKARPHRPVGVLLGLPLLVSYSHYRVRHLQHHKYLGSPQDSEFFGFDTRQPLTFRALFRGLFDYGRVLVVIREIIRSYRGTWTYDLGQISDRRRREIVSEYRLIGAVIAVTAVVCLAGFGEYAVRLWIAPLVFAVPMHFLVELPEHILCDSETSDVLRNTRSITGSWISTWFTNGNNLHVEHHAAMTVPINRLRERHSEVQELATYVDHTYAAFFRRVLAEARRNAGAAT
- a CDS encoding iron-containing redox enzyme family protein, which translates into the protein MALTPAHSSSTISADAPFDSELAAAFPSQGTSDRAVRLRMLRRLHAHYVSYMAGPEEFHRIPRLNADPEIHKIEKSWLTWEDSQVDTASLPTTGAEFQDWFLATAEAHTQPEFCAYLADQASLNEIALFFMAEELVDSKFDDLMAMVQIGTAGKTKLTIAENYWDEMGEGDLSRVHTRMFEHSAQYMRKHLDNNGIDYSQLHFAEAYENASLLLMYGIHRHLNPRALGAMGVLEQSASPRFQAMVDGCNRLNVPEDVIDYQRIHVHVDADHGAEWFEGVFVPLVDRSPELLQEIALGVATRVRVANAYYGEIWNQMKELG